A genome region from Arachis duranensis cultivar V14167 chromosome 6, aradu.V14167.gnm2.J7QH, whole genome shotgun sequence includes the following:
- the LOC107491654 gene encoding MDIS1-interacting receptor like kinase 2-like — protein MTVLVFSSTLAQISAQKEAESLMRWMKSLNSPMLSSWNITNNNTSPCNWKGIKCNNGGSVVDIKLPNSGLDGTLNRFDFSSFPNLTTLNLTMNNLVGKIPSEIGNLTKLQVLDLSSNNFTYQMPPKIGNLLELQVLILSNNSLLQQIPYELSNLQNLRILELGGNFLSNPDPKFKGMTSLTDLNLTYNSLTEFPPFVLKCPNLVSLALSMNTIGKVPVQLFNSLKNLTTLDLTQIQLEGPIPTDIKNLSKLKHLGLGINQLNGTIPKEIGLLSSLEILELHENSFQGPIPSTIGNLTMLQRLDLHSSGINASIPDEIGFCTNLTFIDMSGNNLTGSLPLSMASLTRIKEMGISANYLSGELHPSLLSNWTEISSLQLQMNYLSGKLHPELGLLQNLTLLFLYSNRFSGPIPPEIGNLSSIEDLELSDNNFNGSIPSTIGKLQSLTQLTLATNQLSGILPPEIGDLESLQSLDLSGNNLAGSLPSSIVRLENLNLLYLHNNNFSGSIPQDLAPPFLTNLTFSNNSFSGKLPSGVCRGGNLVYLAANQNNLEGPIPESLRNCTGLVRVRLEKNSLSGDITNAFGIYPNLSFIDLGQNQLTGSLTNNWGECKNLSSFSISSNKIQGNIPPELGSLPKLQNLDLSNNNLTGSIPVKLFSPSSQLLKLNMSNNNLSGQLPTSIGALSQLQFLDLSANNMRGSIPKELGNCRKLISLKLSMNQLDGNMPIELGNLVELQPLLDLSHNSLSGQIITELGNLIALEILNLSHNQLSGTVPSALEGLISLQSVDISYNKLVGPLPDLAAFQNASSEALAGNAGLCAGTASNSKANLIPCVGSKSSKSNKHKVVIAVVIPLAVLFILLVSLGVFALLRYKRVDQEEEDKSEEGKDSLFVWNHRSIVEFKDIRKATENFGDKYCIGIGGQGSVYKAVLPTGDIFAVKRLHQIEDIDFSGHQTKNFMSEVHALTNIRHRNIVTMCGFSYSDGFIFFIYEHVERGSLQKLLQDDEEAKMLTWNIRLQIIKGLANALSYLHHDCKPSIVHRDITGNNILLDIDYEPKLSDFGTARLLKEEESNWTAPAGSYGYIAPELAFTMKVTEKCDVYSFGIVALEILAGKYPHELLSCLESGGFDQHLVDFLDKRIDPPTRNSVQLLVLVARMILKCVDKDPMARPTMHQVCQEFSSSSDYSSSNPLRMIKLKNLIDM, from the exons ATGACAG TTCTAGTTTTCTCATCAACACTTGCACAAATTTCAGCACAGAAAGAAGCAGAATCACTGATGAGATGGATGAAAAGTTTGAACTCTCCGATGTTGTCTTCATGGAACATCACAAATAACAACACAAGTCCATGCAACTGGAAAGGAATCAAGTGTAACAATGGTGGAAGTGTTGTTGATATAAAGCTTCCAAATTCAGGCCTTGATGGAACTCTCAACAGGTttgatttctcttcttttcctaATCTCACTACACTCAATCTCACCATGAACAACCTTGTTGGAAAAATCCCATCTGAGATAGGAAATTTAACAAAATTGCAAGTTCTTGATCTTAGTAGCAACAATTTCACATATCAAATGCCACCAAAAATAGGTAACCTCTTAGAGCTACAAGTTCTAATCCTATCAAACAATTCATTGTTGCAACAAATTCCATATGAACTTAGCAATCTGCAGAATTTAAGAATTCTTGAACTAGGTGGTAACTTTTTAAGCAATCCTGACCCAAAATTCAAGGGCATGACATCCCTAACAGACCTTAACCTCACATATAATTCTCTCACAGAATTTCCACCATTTGTTCTTAAATGTCCAAATCTTGTGTCTCTTGCTCTTTCAATGAATACTATTGGGAAAGTTCCAGTTCAATTGTTCAACAGTCTCAAGAACCTAACAACCCTTGACCTTACACAAATCCAATTAGAGGGTCCAATTCCAACAGATATTAAGAATCTTTCAAAGCTTAAACACCTTGGTCTTGGAATCAACCAACTAAATGGTACAATTCCAAAGGAGATAGGTCTATTATCATCACTTGAGATTCTTGAACTGCATGAAAATTCCTTCCAAGGACCAATACCATCCACAATTGGAAATCTCACAATGCTTCAGAGACTTGATCTTCACAGCTCAGGGATAAATGCTAGCATCCCAGATGAAATAGGCTTCTGCACAAACCTTACTTTTATCGATATGTCCGGAAATAACCTCACAGGTTCCTTACCTCTTTCAATGGCTTCACTAACAAGAATCAAAGAGATGGGAATATCTGCTAACTATCTATCTGGAGAACTTCATCCATCTCTTCTTTCCAATTGGACAGAAATCAGCTCCTTGCAACTCCAAATGAATTATTTGTCAGGAAAACTTCATCCTGAGCTTGGTTTGCTTCAAAATCTTACTCTCTTGTTCCTCTACTCCAACCGGTTTTCTGGACCAATTCCACCAGAGATTGGAAACTTATCAAGCATAGAAGATCTTGAACTTTCTGACAACAATTTCAATGGTTCTATACCATCAACCATTGGAAAGTTGCAGAGCCTCACCCAGCTAACACTGGCCACAAACCAACTCAGTGGAATCCTTCCTCCTGAAATAGGTGATTTGGAAAGTCTTCAATCCCTTGACTTGAGTGGAAACAACCTTGCAGGGTCTTTGCCATCATCAATAGTTCGTTTGGAAAACCTCAACCTCCTTTATCTTCACAACAACAATTTCTCAGGAAGCATTCCACAAGATCTTGCACCTCCTTTCTTAACCAATTTGACCTTTTCCAACAATAGTTTCTCCGGGAAGCTACCTTCAGGAGTATGCAGGGGAGGGAACCTTGTCTACTTAGCTGCCAATCAGAACAATCTAGAAGGTCCAATCCCAGAAAGCCTGAGAAACTGCACTGGACTAGTCAGAGTTCGTCTTGAGAAGAACTCTCTTAGTGGAGATATCACGAATGCATTCGGCATATACCCgaatctgagcttcattgaTTTAGGACAAAATCAGCTTACTGGTTCATTGACAAATAACTGGGGAGAGTGCAAAAATCTCTCAAGCTTTAGCATATCTTCCAATAAGATTCAAGGGAACATCCCTCCTGAGCTTGGAAGTTTGCCAAAGCTGCAAAATCTTGATCTCTCAAACAACAATCTAACAGGAAGCATCCCAGTGAAGCTCTTCAGTCCATCTTCCCAGCTGCTTAAACTAAACATGAGCAACAATAATCTCTCGGGTCAGTTACCGACCAGCATTGGAGCACTTTCACAGCTGCAATTTCTGGATTTATCAGCAAACAATATGAGAGGGTCAATTCCAAAAGAACTTGGAAACTGCAGAAAGCTTATATCACTGAAGCTGAGTATGAACCAGTTAGATGGCAATATGCCAATTGAGCTTGGGAATTTAGTGGAGTTGCAGCCTCTGTTGGATCTCAGCCATAACTCACTAAGTGGACAGATAATCACAGAGCTAGGAAATCTGATAGCCTTGGAAATTTTGAACCTTTCCCATAATCAGCTTTCTGGGACAGTTCCTTCTGCTTTGGAAGGACTAATAAGCCTTCAGTCAGTGGATATTTCTTATAACAAACTTGTAGGTCCCCTCCCGGACCTAGCTGCTTTTCAAAATGCTTCATCCGAAGCTCTAGCCGGCAATGCAGGTTTGTGTGCTGGTACTGCTAGCAATAGCAAAGCAAATTTGATTCCTTGTGTTGGAAGCAAAAGCAGCAAATCAAATAAACATAAGGTGGTCATTGCAGTAGTCATTCCACTTGCTGTTCTATTCATTTTATTAGTTTCCCTTGGAGTCTTCGCCTTGCTGCGCTACAAGAGAGTCGATCAAGAAGAAGAGGACAAGAGTGAAGAAGGAAAGGACTCACTCTTTGTATGGAATCACAGGAGCATAGTAGAGTTTAAGGACATTCGCAAGGCGACTGAGAATTTTGGTGACAAGTACTGCATAGGCATAGGAGGACAGGGAAGTGTCTACAAAGCAGTGCTTCCAACAGGTGATATCTTCGCAGTGAAGCGTCTCCACCAAATTGAGGATATAGACTTCTCCGGACACCAGACAAAGAATTTCATGTCTGAAGTTCATGCCTTAACCAATATTCGCCACAGAAACATTGTAACAATGTGTGGTTTTAGTTACTCGGACGggtttatatttttcatatatgaGCATGTGGAGAGAGGATCATTGCAGAAGTTGTTGCAGGACGACGAGGAGGCGAAGATGTTGACCTGGAATATCAGGCTGCAGATAATAAAAGGACTTGCAAATGCATTGTCTTACTTGCACCATGATTGCAAGCCCAGCATTGTTCATAGAGACATAACAGGGAACAATATTCTCTTGGACATTGATTATGAGCCTAAACTATCTGATTTTGGGACAGCAAGGTTgctgaaagaagaagaatcaaatTGGACAGCTCCTGCCGGATCATACGGCTATATAGCACCAG AGCTTGCATTTACCATGAAAGTGACCGAAAAATGTGATGTATATAGTTTCGGAATTGTTGCACTAGAGATTTTGGCAGGGAAGTACCCTCATGAACTACTTTCGTGTCTAGAATCTGGGGGATTTGATCAACACCTTGTGGATTTTTTAGATAAGAGAATTGATCCTCCAACAAGAAATTCTGTTCAACTCCTGGTATTGGTGGCAAGGATGATTCTAAAATGTGTTGATAAAGATCCTATGGCAAGACCCACCATGCACCAAGtatgccaagagttttcttcatcttctgatTACTCATCCTCTAACCCGTTGAGAATGatcaaattgaaaaatttaataGACATGTAA
- the LOC107491728 gene encoding protein NRT1/ PTR FAMILY 5.2-like codes for MGVLLSEEKGEDYTEDGTVDLKGRPVLRSNTGKWKACSFIVGYEMVERMAYYGIASNLVVYLTKELHEGTVKSSKNVTNWVGVVWFMPAIGAYIADAYLGRYSTFLISSAIYLLGMCLLTLAVSLPALKPPPCPQDKDCQKATSLQVGLFFLGLYIIAVGTGGTKPNISTMGADQFDKFEPKEKDQKISFFNWWVTFILIGTIFSNTVLVYIQDNVGWALGYGIPTGGLLFSILVFLFGTPFYRHKSPSGSPLTRMLQVIVAAVRKWKLEVPDDPKELYELTVEEYAINGRNRIYHSPSLSFLDKAAIKTKQRQPWMLCTVTQVEETKQMMKMVPIMVTTCMPSTVIAQANTLFIKQGTTLDRSIGPNFKIPPACLTAFINIFMLLSVVTYDRILVPLVRRYTKNPRGITLLQRLGIGLVIHIVIMTTACLAEKKRLSVARQHNLLGQHDILPLSIFILLPQFALAGIADTFVDVAKLDLFYDQAPEGMKSLGTSYVFISLSIGTFFSSFLISTVADLTKRNNGQKGWILDNLNVSHLDYYYAFLAILSAINFLCFLVAAKFFVYNNDATQASIIGLEMKNNNASSHDKMELNQSNTPNP; via the exons ATGGGAGTGTTGTTGAgtgaagaaaaaggagaagattaCACTGAAGATGGCACAGTGGACCTCAAAGGTAGACCCGTTTTAAGGTCAAACACTGGGAAATGGAAAGCTTGCTCCTTCATAGTAG GGTATGAAATGGTGGAGAGGATGGCATACTATGGGATAGCATCAAACTTAGTGGTGTACCTAACAAAGGAGCTGCATGAAGGGACcgtcaaatcttcaaaaaatgTAACCAATTGGGTTGGAGTTGTATGGTTCATGCCAGCCATTGGTGCTTACATTGCCGATGCATACCTTGGTCGATATTCGACCTTTCTAATTTCATCTGCCATTTACCTCTTG GGAATGTGTTTGTTGACTCTAGCGGTTTCACTACCAGCACTAAAACCACCACCATGTCCACAAGACAAAGATTGCCAGAAAGCAACATCATTGCAAGTGGGCCTATTCTTCTTGGGCCTATACATCATTGCAGTGGGCACAGGTGGCACGAAGCCCAACATCTCCACAATGGGAGCGGACCAATTTGATAAGTTTGAGCCCAAAGAAAAGGACCAAAAGATCTCATTCTTCAATTGGTGGGTCACATTCATTTTAATTGGCACCATATTCTCAAACACTGTGTTGGTATATATACAAGACAATGTGGGCTGGGCCCTTGGGTATGGGATCCCAACAGGTGGGCTTTTGTTCTCGATTTTGGTATTTTTGTTTGGGACTCCATTTTATAGGCACAAGTCGCCATCTGGAAGCCCATTAACGAGGATGCTTCAAGTGATTGTTGCTGCTGTGAGAAAGTGGAAGCTTGAGGTCCCTGATGATCCAAAAGAACTATATGAGCTTACTGTTGAGGAGTATGCAATTAATGGAAGGAACAGAATTTATCATAGCCCTTCATTAAG TTTCCTTGACAAAGCTGCAATAAAAACGAAGCAAAGACAGCCATGGATGCTATGCACAGTGACACAAGTGGAAGAAACAAAGCAGATGATGAAAATGGTTCCAATAATGGTGACAACATGCATGCCAAGCACAGTGATAGCACAAGCAAACACACTGTTCATCAAACAAGGCACCACTTTGGACAGAAGCATAGGACCCAATTTCAAGATCCCACCAGCATGTCTCACTGCATTCATCAACATATTCATGCTTCTCAGTGTTGTTACCTATGATCGTATCCTTGTTCCTCTTGTTAGGCGCTACACCAAGAACCCCAGAGGGATCACCTTACTTCAGAGACTTGGAATTGGACTTGTGATTCACATTGTTATAATGACTACTGCATGTTTGGCTGAGAAGAAGAGACTCAGTGTTGCAAGACAACACAACCTCTTGGGCCAGCATGACATCCTTCCTCTCTCTATTTTCATCTTGCTTCCCCAGTTTGCATTGGCAG GAATTGCTGATACCTTTGTGGATGTTGCTAAGCTAGATTTGTTCTATGATCAAGCACCAGAAGGCATGAAAAGTTTAGGAACATCATATGTTTTCATAAGCTTGAGCATTGGAACGTTTTTCAGTAGTTTCCTTATATCAACAGTTGCTGATCTCACCAAGAGAAACAATGGTCAAAAGGGTTGGATTTTGGATAATCTGAATGTCTCTCATTTGGATTATTATTATGCATTCTTGGCCATTCTTAGTGCTATCAATTTCCTCTGCTTTTTGGTGGCTGCAAAGTTCTTTGTCTATAACAATGATGCAACACAAGCATCAATAATTGGCTTGgagatgaaaaataataatgcttCATCACATGACAAAATGGAACTAAATCAAAGTAATACCCCAAATCCTTAG
- the LOC107491727 gene encoding uncharacterized protein LOC107491727, with protein sequence MGCFIGCFGSTKDARRTRNRRKRGDCSSREQQSVSFLQDHSKTGLSSSSQVKIKPEEQVNLNLNLNSSTRKKVTFDTNVKTYEPVLVDEVDDFQPEKKSEEECGEEEHLEASSQKRSCSEENSSVTSAVSYSTSHRYQNCRDSDEEEDEEMDYWDSDLTDDDDDEDGDGGMGEEYDEFGEDFEDGLICSRPRIYVNQVFVEEVENPMVNCDSDLRSIGLNPNARDRSGYVHPVLNPVENLIQWKAVKAKRTPPLRSQKENYVSSEESWVGLNAEPSFRDKSKTDPSKEIAVDASLSNWLDSSEATPVKKASSVGLNVDTPASSQGSNSVISHEDRPILGALTAEELKQFSVSCSPRKLASRNPDEKAIIGSVGTYWNVMGTSEDTGSATSFKGIAERACRREGYR encoded by the exons ATGGGTTGCTTCATTGGTTGTTTCGGTTCCACCAAGGATGCCAGACGCACAAGAAACAGACGCAAG CGAGGTGATTGTAGCAGCCGGGAGCAACAAAGTGTATCTTTTCTTCAAGATCATTCCAAAACCGGACTTAGTTCTTCATCACAAGTCAA GATTAAACCTGAGGAGCAGGTGAACTTGAATTTGAACCTGAATAGCAGTACTAGAAAGAAAGTAACTTTTGATACCAATGTGAAAACCTATGAGCCTGTTTTGGTGGATGAGGTTGATGATTTCCAGCCAGagaagaagagtgaagaagaatgtgGAGAGGAAGAACATTTGGAAGCATCAAGCCAGAAAAGGTCTTGCTCTGAAGAAAATAGTTCGGTGACTTCGGCCGTGTCTTACTCAACAAGCCATAGATACCAAAATTGCAGAGatagtgatgaagaagaagatgaagaaatggATTACTGGGATAGTGATCttactgatgatgatgatgatgaagatggtgATGGTGGCATGGGAGAAGAATATGATGAATTTGGAGAGGACTTTGAAGATGGACTAATATGCTCAAGGCCAAGAATTTATGTGAATCAAGTGTTTGTTGAGGAAGTGGAGAATCCAATGGTAAATTGTGATAGTGATTTGAGGTCAATTGGCTTGAATCCGAATGCTCGGGATAGAAGTGGTTATGTTCATCCTGTGCTGAACCCGGTTGAAAACCTGATTCAGTGGAAAGCAGTTAAGGCCAAAAGAACACCACCATTAAGGTCTCAGAAAGAGAATTATGTTTCAAGTGAAGAGTCTTGGGTTGGATTGAATGCAGAACCAAGTTTCAGGGATAAATCTAAAACTGATCCATCAAAGGAAATTGCAGTTGATGCCAGCCTTTCTAATTGGTTGGATTCATCCGAAGCTACGCCTGTTAAGAAGGCTAGCTCGGTTGGTCTGAATGTGGATACACCCGCGAGCTCACAAGGCTCGAATTCAGTGATAAGCCATGAAGACAGGCCAATTTTAGGTGCATTGACAGCTGAAGAGCTCAAACaattttcagtttcttgttcGCCAAGGAAGTTGGCAAGTCGAAACCCGGATGAGAAGGCCATTATAGGCAGTGTAGGGACTTACTGGAATGTTATGGGGACTTCTGAGGATACTGGCTCTGCAACTTCCTTTAAAGGAATAGCAGAGAGAGCATGTAGAAGAGAGGGGTACAGGTGA